One genomic region from Candidatus Reconcilbacillus cellulovorans encodes:
- a CDS encoding sodium ABC transporter ATP-binding protein — protein MEALQLRNVRKRYGDKTAVNGLDLTARRGEIFGLLGSNGAGKTTTMRMVLGILSPDEGEIRYEGKPYHAGLRRRMGYLPEERGLYPKVKVCEQLVYLAELRGMSRKQADRALKDWLERFGIPDYYNRKVEELSKGNQQKIQFIAAVLHDPDWLILDEAFSGLDPVNADLLKRMIVELRDAGKTILFSSHRMDHVEELCDNICILHRSNVVLSGSLRDIKNRYPREWVRLETDRPVAGLDRIPGVLEIVEQKNGWNIRIRSSEVAQEILKTAAAQVFVHRFQLLEPTLHEIFVREVGDPDA, from the coding sequence ATGGAAGCCTTGCAACTGCGAAACGTCCGCAAACGTTACGGTGACAAAACCGCCGTCAACGGCCTCGACTTGACCGCGCGTCGGGGCGAAATTTTCGGCCTGCTCGGCAGCAACGGCGCGGGCAAGACGACAACCATGCGCATGGTGCTCGGAATTCTTTCCCCCGACGAGGGCGAAATCCGTTACGAAGGAAAGCCGTATCACGCCGGTCTGCGCCGCAGAATGGGATACTTGCCGGAAGAGCGCGGTCTGTACCCGAAGGTCAAAGTATGCGAACAACTCGTCTATCTCGCCGAACTGCGCGGCATGTCACGCAAGCAAGCCGACCGCGCGTTGAAGGACTGGCTCGAACGTTTCGGCATCCCGGACTACTACAATCGCAAAGTTGAGGAACTGTCGAAAGGCAACCAGCAGAAAATCCAGTTCATCGCCGCCGTTCTCCACGACCCCGACTGGCTCATCCTCGACGAAGCGTTCAGCGGCCTCGACCCCGTCAACGCCGATTTGTTGAAGCGGATGATCGTCGAACTGCGCGACGCCGGAAAAACGATCCTGTTTTCCAGCCACCGCATGGATCACGTCGAGGAATTATGCGACAACATCTGCATTTTGCATCGTTCGAACGTCGTCCTGTCCGGCAGCCTGCGCGACATCAAAAACCGGTATCCTCGCGAATGGGTTCGGCTTGAAACCGACCGTCCCGTTGCCGGACTCGACCGCATCCCCGGCGTGCTGGAGATCGTCGAGCAAAAAAACGGTTGGAATATCCGCATTCGCTCGTCCGAAGTCGCTCAGGAAATCTTGAAAACAGCCGCCGCACAAGTGTTCGTCCATCGTTTCCAGCTTCTCGAACCGACGCTTCACGAAATTTTCGTGCGCGAAGTGGGGGACCCGGATGCGTAA